One Caulobacter segnis genomic window carries:
- a CDS encoding MucR family transcriptional regulator, whose amino-acid sequence MEDKATLIELTAEIVANYVANNSTPVSDLPALIRATHDALAGIGAPPAPTVEAVSKATPAQIRKSITPEALISFEDGKPYKTLKRHLTTHGMTVAEYKAKWGLPNDYPTTAPAYSEARSKMAKALGLGQGGRKGKAPSRGRKG is encoded by the coding sequence GTGGAAGACAAAGCGACCCTGATCGAGCTTACCGCTGAAATCGTGGCCAACTATGTGGCCAATAATTCGACGCCGGTTTCGGATCTTCCGGCGCTCATCCGGGCCACGCATGACGCCTTGGCTGGTATTGGCGCGCCGCCCGCGCCGACCGTGGAAGCGGTGAGCAAAGCCACGCCGGCTCAAATCCGCAAGAGCATCACGCCCGAAGCGCTGATCAGCTTCGAGGATGGCAAGCCTTACAAGACGCTGAAGCGCCACCTGACGACCCACGGCATGACCGTGGCGGAGTACAAGGCCAAGTGGGGGCTGCCGAACGACTATCCGACGACCGCGCCCGCCTACAGCGAGGCTCGTTCGAAAATGGCCAAGGCCCTGGGCCTGGGCCAAGGCGGCCGCAAGGGCAAGGCGCCGTCGCGCGGCCGCAAGGGCTGA